The [Pseudomonas] carboxydohydrogena genome includes a window with the following:
- a CDS encoding DUF6460 domain-containing protein yields the protein MQNEAKELPARDDQFSRFLGGSPLAVVLRLILMSVLVGIVLAAIGLDPWNIVESLRRLADWIWNLGFDAINSLWRYFILGAVIVVPLWLLSRLFGSRPR from the coding sequence ATGCAGAACGAAGCGAAGGAATTACCGGCACGCGACGATCAGTTCTCCCGCTTTCTGGGAGGCTCGCCGCTCGCGGTGGTGCTGAGGCTCATTCTGATGTCGGTTCTGGTCGGCATCGTTCTCGCCGCCATCGGGCTCGATCCCTGGAATATCGTCGAGAGCCTGCGCCGCCTCGCGGACTGGATCTGGAATCTCGGCTTCGATGCCATCAACAGCCTGTGGCGCTACTTCATCCTCGGCGCGGTGATCGTCGTCCCGCTGTGGCTGTTGTCGCGGCTGTTCGGCTCCCGGCCGCGCTGA
- a CDS encoding quinone-dependent dihydroorotate dehydrogenase, with protein sequence MIRAFDHLTLPLLRKLDPEGAHRLAIKGLRSFPMPRAKTDSPKLATRAFGLDFPNPIGMAAGFDKNAEVPDALLRLGFGYVEVGSITPLPQPGNPKPRMFRLEEDAGIINRMGFNSEGAEVALRHLNARRGRGGIIGVNLGANKDSEDRTGDYVKLIGLFAPVASYFTVNVSSPNTPGLRNLQQASALDDLLARVIDARNRARTETGAVPLLLKIAPDLTLSELDDVVHVARARGVDGMIVSNTTLARPDTLRERGLALEQGGLSGRPLLRLSTRMVAETYVRAEGAFPLIGVGGIDSGGAALMKIRAGASLIQLYSSLVYKGLGLVEAIKTDLLSTLRRTGRESLSEIVGADAAMITAEDWPV encoded by the coding sequence GTGATTCGTGCTTTCGACCACCTGACGCTACCGCTGCTACGCAAACTCGATCCGGAGGGTGCGCACCGGCTGGCGATCAAGGGCCTGCGCAGCTTTCCAATGCCGCGCGCGAAAACGGACAGTCCCAAACTTGCGACCCGTGCCTTTGGGCTCGACTTTCCGAACCCGATCGGCATGGCGGCGGGTTTCGACAAGAACGCCGAAGTGCCGGACGCACTGTTGCGACTCGGCTTCGGTTACGTCGAGGTCGGATCGATCACGCCCTTGCCGCAGCCGGGCAATCCGAAGCCGCGCATGTTCCGTCTGGAAGAAGATGCCGGAATCATCAACCGCATGGGCTTCAACAGCGAGGGCGCCGAAGTGGCGCTGCGCCATCTCAACGCGCGGCGCGGGCGCGGCGGCATCATCGGCGTCAATCTCGGGGCCAACAAGGACTCCGAGGATCGCACCGGGGATTACGTCAAACTGATCGGGCTGTTCGCGCCGGTCGCGAGCTATTTCACCGTCAACGTGTCGTCGCCGAACACGCCGGGCTTGCGCAATTTGCAGCAGGCTTCCGCGCTCGACGATCTCCTGGCGCGGGTGATCGATGCGCGCAACCGCGCGCGGACCGAGACGGGCGCGGTGCCGCTGCTGCTCAAGATCGCGCCGGATCTCACATTGTCTGAACTCGACGATGTCGTGCATGTCGCGCGCGCGCGGGGCGTCGATGGCATGATCGTGTCGAACACCACGCTGGCGCGCCCGGACACGCTGCGCGAGCGCGGCCTCGCGCTGGAACAGGGCGGGCTGTCGGGCCGGCCGCTGCTGCGGCTCTCTACGCGCATGGTGGCGGAAACCTATGTGCGTGCCGAGGGCGCGTTCCCGCTGATCGGGGTCGGCGGCATCGATTCCGGCGGCGCGGCGCTGATGAAGATTCGCGCAGGCGCTTCGCTGATCCAGTTGTATTCGTCGCTGGTGTACAAGGGCCTTGGCCTCGTCGAGGCGATCAAGACGGATCTGTTATCCACGTTGCGGCGAACGGGCCGGGAATCGCTGTCGGAAATCGTCGGCGCGGACGCCGCGATGATTACTGCCGAAGACTGGCCGGTGTAA
- a CDS encoding MarR family winged helix-turn-helix transcriptional regulator, producing MHLHKSSRPNDDLTTRRPSNEVTEAWLRLMRVRSCVLEAVEQDLKKAGFPPLAWYEALLELSRAPGGELRPVELEKQMLLPQYSTSRLIERLVDEGLAARRECKNDKRGLFVEISEAGRDLQKRMGEAYSIAIERHVGSKLSDAEAVKLCGLLDRLGCCAQTASPDTKEAASSQ from the coding sequence ATGCATTTGCATAAATCTTCACGTCCCAACGATGACCTGACGACGCGCCGCCCGTCCAATGAAGTGACGGAAGCATGGCTGCGCCTGATGCGGGTGCGCAGTTGCGTCCTCGAGGCTGTCGAGCAGGATCTGAAGAAGGCCGGGTTTCCGCCGCTCGCCTGGTATGAGGCGCTGCTCGAATTGTCGCGCGCGCCGGGCGGCGAACTGCGCCCGGTCGAACTCGAAAAACAGATGCTGCTGCCGCAATATTCCACCTCGCGTCTGATTGAGCGTCTGGTCGATGAGGGGCTGGCGGCGCGGCGCGAGTGCAAGAACGACAAGCGCGGCCTGTTCGTGGAAATCTCCGAGGCCGGGCGCGATTTGCAAAAGAGAATGGGAGAGGCTTATTCCATCGCGATCGAGCGCCACGTCGGCTCCAAGCTGTCGGACGCGGAGGCCGTGAAATTATGCGGCCTGCTCGACCGTCTCGGCTGTTGTGCCCAGACGGCGTCGCCCGACACGAAAGAAGCCGCGTCTTCGCAATGA
- a CDS encoding carbonic anhydrase, with translation MHRRHFLKTLAGLALCPLCAPATLAADAHWSYEGATGPGKWGDIDAASKACAIGSQQSPVDIGSTVRAQLPRLNIKWPSHADTIVNNGHTIQLNFAPGGRLLLGRESYDLLQVHFHRPSEHLIGGRNFPMEAHFVHRNAAGNLAVVGVLMTAGRRNTAFARVIASMPDKEGPAVKADPAFNPRKLLPRQLGYYRYPGSLTTPPCSETVEWLVLTTPIEVAATDIAAFAKLYPMNARPVQKSNRRAVLRSQ, from the coding sequence ATGCATCGTCGGCATTTTCTGAAAACGCTGGCCGGGCTCGCGCTGTGCCCCTTGTGTGCGCCCGCCACTCTCGCCGCCGACGCCCACTGGAGCTATGAGGGCGCGACAGGCCCGGGAAAATGGGGCGACATCGACGCCGCCAGCAAGGCCTGCGCGATCGGCTCGCAACAATCGCCGGTCGATATCGGTTCGACTGTCCGCGCGCAGTTGCCGAGGCTTAACATCAAATGGCCATCGCACGCCGACACCATCGTCAACAACGGCCACACCATCCAGCTCAATTTCGCGCCGGGCGGACGGCTCCTTCTCGGCAGGGAGAGCTACGACCTGTTGCAGGTCCATTTTCACCGGCCGAGCGAACACCTGATCGGCGGCAGGAATTTCCCGATGGAAGCGCACTTCGTCCACCGCAACGCCGCGGGCAATCTCGCCGTCGTCGGCGTGCTGATGACCGCGGGCCGGCGCAACACCGCGTTCGCACGCGTGATCGCCAGCATGCCGGACAAGGAAGGCCCCGCAGTGAAGGCCGATCCGGCGTTCAACCCGCGCAAATTGCTGCCCCGACAACTCGGCTATTATCGCTATCCCGGCTCGCTGACGACGCCGCCCTGTTCGGAAACCGTCGAATGGCTGGTGCTGACGACCCCGATCGAGGTCGCGGCCACGGATATCGCGGCCTTCGCGAAACTGTATCCGATGAATGCGCGCCCGGTGCAGAAATCCAACCGCCGCGCGGTGCTGCGTTCGCAATAA
- the ybaK gene encoding Cys-tRNA(Pro) deacylase — protein MSKVTRATRVLEQAGVAFSVRTYDYDSSADRIGLQAAEAIGEEPSRVLKSLMALVDGKPVCVIVPSDREVSMKKLAAAFGGKSAQMMKPADAERLSGYKVGGISPFGQMKPPRAAIEQEAMAQDLVYINGGQRGLQVRLNPHDAAKVLNAIVAPLVA, from the coding sequence ATGTCGAAAGTCACGCGCGCGACGAGAGTGCTGGAGCAGGCGGGTGTCGCCTTCTCGGTGCGGACTTATGATTACGACAGCAGCGCCGACCGCATCGGGTTGCAGGCCGCCGAGGCGATTGGTGAGGAGCCCTCGCGCGTATTGAAATCGCTGATGGCGCTGGTGGACGGCAAGCCGGTCTGCGTCATCGTGCCGTCCGACCGCGAGGTTTCGATGAAAAAGCTCGCAGCAGCGTTCGGCGGCAAGTCGGCGCAGATGATGAAGCCGGCCGATGCCGAGCGGCTGTCAGGCTACAAGGTCGGCGGCATCAGCCCGTTCGGGCAGATGAAGCCGCCGCGCGCGGCCATCGAGCAAGAGGCGATGGCGCAGGACCTCGTCTACATCAATGGCGGACAGCGCGGGTTGCAGGTGCGGCTTAATCCGCACGATGCGGCGAAAGTGCTGAACGCCATCGTCGCGCCGCTGGTGGCGTAA
- a CDS encoding S24 family peptidase — protein sequence MLTHDQIWTALDRLAARAGLSPSGLAKRAGLDPTTFNKSKRVTSDGRERWPSTESVAKALAATGISVDTFVHFIESPSRSVQVPLLGFAEAGSGGYFDDGGFPVGKGWDEVGLPSVNDEHAYALEISGDSMKPAYRDGDVIVVSPGAPIRRGDRVVVKTKDGEVMVKELRRRTQKVIELQSLNPAHSDRTLPTSEIEWIARILWASQ from the coding sequence ATGCTGACACACGATCAAATCTGGACGGCGCTCGACAGGCTGGCGGCCCGCGCCGGGCTGTCGCCTTCCGGCCTCGCCAAGCGCGCCGGGCTCGACCCCACCACCTTCAACAAGTCCAAGCGCGTGACCAGCGACGGGCGCGAACGCTGGCCCTCCACGGAATCGGTCGCGAAGGCGCTGGCCGCCACCGGCATCAGCGTCGATACCTTCGTGCATTTCATCGAAAGCCCCTCCCGCTCGGTGCAGGTGCCGCTGCTGGGCTTCGCCGAAGCGGGCAGCGGCGGCTATTTCGACGATGGCGGCTTCCCGGTCGGCAAGGGCTGGGACGAGGTCGGGCTGCCATCCGTCAACGACGAACACGCCTATGCGCTGGAGATTTCCGGCGATTCGATGAAGCCCGCCTATCGCGACGGCGATGTCATCGTCGTCTCGCCGGGCGCGCCGATCCGCCGTGGCGACCGCGTCGTGGTCAAGACCAAGGACGGCGAGGTGATGGTGAAGGAGCTGCGCCGACGCACCCAGAAGGTGATCGAGCTGCAATCGCTCAATCCCGCGCACTCCGACCGCACGCTGCCGACATCCGAGATCGAATGGATCGCGCGTATTCTCTGGGCGAGCCAGTAA
- a CDS encoding DUF952 domain-containing protein has translation MRTIYKICPAPAWREAERAGVYRGSPDDMRDGFIHFSTAPQVPGTLAKHFAGQADLFLIAVSADALGPALRWEPSRGGDLFPHLYGDLDPAAADSIATLVLGSDGLHRLPENLT, from the coding sequence GTGCGGACCATCTACAAAATCTGTCCGGCGCCGGCCTGGCGGGAAGCCGAGCGGGCTGGCGTCTATCGCGGCAGCCCGGACGATATGCGGGATGGATTCATCCACTTTTCCACAGCCCCGCAGGTTCCCGGCACGCTGGCGAAGCACTTTGCCGGGCAGGCTGATTTATTCCTGATCGCGGTAAGCGCCGATGCGCTGGGTCCGGCGTTAAGGTGGGAGCCCTCGCGCGGCGGAGATCTGTTTCCGCATCTGTATGGAGATCTCGATCCGGCTGCCGCCGACAGCATCGCCACGCTTGTGCTGGGGTCAGACGGCCTGCACCGGCTTCCGGAGAATTTGACGTGA
- a CDS encoding Nramp family divalent metal transporter has protein sequence MTHTKHDIDATAEVSALPEKQGGVRGFLRTLGPGLITGAADDDPSGIGTYSQAGAQLGYGISWTMLLTFPLMVAIQEISARVGRVTGHGIAGNVCRFYPAAVLNTIVALLFVANTVNIAADLAAMADAIKLLIGGPGFVYVVLFGVVSVAAQIFFDYRHYSAVLKWLTLSLFAYVGALAFAHVAWGEALRGLVIPQIQWKAEFFTTLVAILGTTISPYLFFWQASQEAEEQRIDAHKKPLRKQRAQAASEFRRIRVDTIAGMAFSTLIALAIIMTAAATLHASGKTGIETSAQAAEALRPVAGAFAEIIFALGIIGTGLLAVPVLAGSAAYAIGEGRRWPVGLARKPREAVSFYAVLALSAGIGIVLNFTPISPIAALYWSAVVNGVLAVPVMVLLMVMVRRRDVMGPFLVGGALYWLGWLSTAAMAVCVVAMFAGML, from the coding sequence ATGACGCACACAAAGCATGACATCGACGCAACCGCCGAAGTGAGCGCCCTGCCGGAGAAGCAGGGCGGCGTGCGCGGTTTTCTGCGAACGCTCGGCCCCGGTCTCATCACCGGTGCGGCGGACGACGATCCCTCCGGCATCGGCACCTACAGCCAGGCGGGCGCACAACTCGGTTACGGCATTTCGTGGACGATGCTGCTGACGTTTCCGCTGATGGTGGCGATCCAGGAGATTTCCGCGCGCGTCGGCCGTGTCACCGGCCATGGCATCGCGGGCAATGTCTGCCGGTTCTATCCCGCCGCCGTTCTCAACACCATCGTCGCGCTCCTGTTCGTCGCCAATACGGTCAATATCGCCGCCGATCTCGCGGCGATGGCGGATGCGATCAAGCTGCTGATCGGCGGTCCCGGCTTCGTCTATGTGGTCTTATTCGGCGTCGTGTCCGTCGCGGCGCAGATCTTCTTCGACTACCGGCATTACAGCGCGGTGCTGAAATGGTTGACATTGAGCCTGTTCGCCTATGTCGGCGCGCTGGCGTTCGCGCATGTGGCGTGGGGCGAGGCGTTGCGCGGCCTCGTCATTCCGCAAATCCAGTGGAAGGCGGAGTTCTTCACCACCCTGGTCGCGATCCTCGGCACCACGATCTCGCCCTATCTGTTCTTCTGGCAGGCTTCGCAGGAAGCCGAGGAGCAACGCATCGATGCGCACAAGAAGCCGCTCAGGAAGCAGCGGGCGCAGGCGGCTTCCGAATTCCGGCGCATCCGCGTCGATACCATCGCGGGCATGGCCTTCTCGACCCTGATCGCGCTCGCCATCATCATGACGGCGGCTGCGACGCTGCACGCCAGCGGCAAGACCGGGATCGAGACATCGGCGCAGGCGGCGGAGGCGCTGCGGCCGGTCGCGGGGGCATTCGCCGAAATCATCTTCGCACTGGGCATTATCGGCACGGGTCTGCTGGCGGTGCCGGTGCTGGCGGGCTCGGCGGCCTACGCGATCGGCGAAGGGCGAAGGTGGCCGGTCGGTCTGGCGCGCAAGCCGCGCGAGGCCGTGTCGTTCTACGCGGTGCTGGCGCTGTCGGCGGGTATCGGAATCGTGCTGAATTTCACGCCGATCAGTCCGATCGCGGCGCTGTACTGGAGCGCGGTGGTCAACGGCGTGCTCGCGGTGCCGGTGATGGTGTTGTTGATGGTGATGGTTCGCCGCCGCGACGTCATGGGCCCGTTCCTCGTCGGCGGCGCGCTTTATTGGCTGGGCTGGCTGTCGACCGCCGCGATGGCGGTCTGCGTCGTGGCGATGTTCGCCGGAATGCTGTGA
- a CDS encoding glutamate--cysteine ligase — translation MARDQIDMTPLDSRDALVGWLEAGCKPKSEFKIGTEHEKTPFTLNEHRPVPYEGTRGINALLEGMRLLLGWEPINEHGNIIGLYDVTGGGAISLEPGGQFELSGAPLDNVHHTAVELAAHLAQVREVAGPLGIGFLGLGMTPSWSREEIPAMPKGRYGIMTRYMPKVGRYGLDMMYRTCTVQANLDFCSEADMVKKLRVAVALQPVATALFANSPFTEGKPNGFLSFRSEIWRDTDNARAGMIPWAFEDGMGFERWVDYALDVPMYFVKRGDDYIDVSGSSFRDFFEGRNEKFPGEKPTLSDWANHLSTIFPEVRLKRYLEMRGSDGVPLQQLPALPAFWAGLLYDDASLDAAWDLVREWDTAARQAMRDAVPRLGFKTPVGKRYIFEIARECLVLAHAGLRRRGCVDHLGRDESRFLEPLDRIIDAGRTPAEEMLTKFNGVWSGSVDPVYDAYAF, via the coding sequence ATGGCGCGTGACCAGATCGATATGACCCCGCTCGACTCGCGCGATGCGCTGGTCGGGTGGCTTGAAGCAGGCTGCAAGCCGAAATCCGAATTCAAAATCGGCACCGAACACGAGAAGACGCCGTTCACCTTGAACGAGCATCGCCCCGTGCCTTACGAGGGCACTCGCGGCATCAACGCTCTTTTGGAAGGCATGCGCCTTCTGCTCGGCTGGGAGCCGATCAATGAGCATGGCAATATCATCGGCCTGTACGATGTCACCGGCGGCGGCGCGATTTCACTGGAGCCGGGCGGGCAGTTTGAATTGTCGGGCGCGCCGCTCGACAACGTGCATCACACCGCCGTGGAGCTTGCTGCGCATCTGGCGCAGGTGCGCGAGGTCGCCGGACCGCTCGGCATCGGCTTTCTCGGCCTTGGAATGACCCCGTCGTGGTCGCGCGAAGAGATCCCGGCAATGCCGAAGGGTCGCTACGGCATCATGACCCGCTACATGCCGAAGGTCGGCCGCTATGGCCTCGACATGATGTACCGGACCTGCACCGTGCAGGCCAATCTCGATTTCTGTTCGGAAGCCGACATGGTGAAGAAGCTGCGTGTCGCGGTGGCGTTGCAGCCGGTCGCGACCGCATTGTTCGCCAACTCGCCCTTTACCGAAGGCAAGCCCAACGGCTTTCTGTCGTTTCGCTCGGAAATCTGGCGCGATACCGACAATGCCCGTGCCGGCATGATCCCGTGGGCGTTCGAGGATGGCATGGGATTCGAGCGCTGGGTCGATTATGCGCTCGATGTGCCAATGTATTTCGTCAAACGCGGGGACGATTACATCGACGTCTCCGGCTCGTCCTTCCGTGATTTCTTCGAAGGGCGGAACGAAAAATTTCCGGGCGAGAAGCCGACGCTCTCGGACTGGGCCAATCATCTGTCCACGATATTTCCCGAGGTGCGCCTGAAACGCTATCTCGAGATGCGCGGCTCCGATGGCGTGCCGTTGCAGCAATTGCCGGCGCTGCCCGCGTTCTGGGCGGGCCTGCTCTATGACGATGCCAGTCTCGATGCGGCGTGGGACCTGGTGCGGGAATGGGATACCGCAGCGCGCCAGGCGATGCGCGATGCGGTGCCGCGTCTCGGTTTCAAGACTCCGGTCGGCAAGCGCTATATTTTTGAGATTGCCCGCGAATGTCTCGTGCTTGCGCATGCCGGTCTGCGCCGGCGCGGCTGCGTCGATCATCTGGGCCGCGATGAATCGCGATTCCTCGAGCCTCTTGATCGCATTATCGATGCCGGGCGTACGCCGGCAGAGGAAATGTTGACAAAATTTAATGGGGTCTGGAGCGGCTCCGTCGATCCAGTTTATGACGCCTACGCTTTTTAG
- a CDS encoding class I SAM-dependent DNA methyltransferase, which produces MPAPLFLSSGDLIADRRYDFARDLQLRGDIAGAADLMAQAVERAPNFASAWFALGELKQQLNLHGEAIRAYRKAQEADPEDRHGAKLRLIRLGVETVSDMPPAYVRSLFDQYAPTFEDALLNNLGYRGPSLLLKAVLSACRAMQRPAFFKSAIDLGCGTGLAARAFEKNVDAFVGIDLSPGMIAKAEATGLYRRLEIADMVEGLRNEADASFDLALSADAIIYLPDLAPALKEVARVLRPNGIVAFTTETHPGDGVVIGAGLRYAHGAAHVREAIAGAGLVLGSLEEASTRTESDVPVPGLIAVARKI; this is translated from the coding sequence ATGCCCGCGCCGCTTTTCCTGTCATCGGGCGACCTGATCGCCGACCGCCGCTACGATTTCGCGCGCGACCTGCAATTGCGCGGCGACATTGCCGGGGCGGCCGACCTGATGGCGCAGGCGGTGGAACGGGCGCCGAATTTCGCGTCGGCGTGGTTCGCGCTCGGCGAATTGAAGCAGCAACTCAATCTGCATGGCGAGGCGATCCGGGCCTATCGCAAGGCGCAGGAAGCCGATCCGGAAGATCGCCACGGCGCCAAATTGCGGCTGATCCGTCTTGGCGTCGAGACAGTGTCGGACATGCCGCCGGCCTATGTGCGTTCGCTGTTCGATCAATACGCGCCGACCTTCGAGGACGCGCTGCTCAACAACCTCGGTTACCGCGGCCCCAGCCTGTTGTTGAAAGCCGTGCTGTCGGCCTGCCGCGCCATGCAGCGCCCGGCCTTCTTCAAATCGGCGATCGATCTCGGTTGCGGCACCGGGCTCGCCGCCCGCGCCTTCGAGAAGAATGTGGATGCGTTCGTCGGCATCGACCTGTCGCCCGGCATGATCGCGAAGGCCGAGGCCACCGGCCTCTACCGGAGGCTGGAAATCGCCGACATGGTCGAGGGCTTGAGGAATGAGGCGGACGCCAGCTTCGATCTCGCGCTGTCGGCGGATGCGATCATTTACCTGCCCGATCTTGCTCCGGCGCTGAAGGAAGTCGCGCGGGTGCTGCGTCCGAACGGGATCGTTGCGTTCACCACGGAGACGCACCCCGGCGATGGCGTGGTAATCGGCGCGGGCCTGCGTTACGCGCACGGCGCGGCGCATGTGCGCGAGGCGATCGCTGGGGCCGGGCTTGTGCTGGGCAGCCTCGAGGAGGCTTCCACGCGCACGGAGAGCGATGTGCCTGTGCCGGGGCTGATCGCGGTGGCGCGCAAGATTTGA
- a CDS encoding MATE family efflux transporter — protein MNDQLTHGRVFAIAGPAMLANLTTPLLGIVATGVIGQLGEAHLLGGVAMASVVFDCMFWLFGFLRMSTVALTAQALGAHDPLEVRASLARGLLIAILASAVLLLVQKPLAAITFDLMGASGPVTEAARLYFEVRLWSSPFLLANYALLGWLIGQARTGWALAIQISINLINIAATVVLVIGLKQGVAGAAHAAIIAEACGLVFGLALAARMLGRDGFRISRAVLLERAKLTRMMAINRDIFIRTLALTGAFLFFTAQGAREGDVVLAANAVLNNFALIGSFFLDGLATAAEQLSGYSLGARDRARFLRTTRLVLGWSMVFAVAVALALALGGPALIDLMTASDDVRQVARAFMWLATLAPICGVMAYAFDGIYIGATWARDMRNLMLASLALYFAAWALLRPLGNTGLWLALLIFLLARGCFQALRYRALLKASFAGTLTPASLRQ, from the coding sequence ATGAACGACCAGCTCACGCATGGCCGGGTCTTCGCCATCGCGGGCCCGGCGATGCTCGCGAACCTGACGACGCCGCTGCTCGGCATCGTCGCGACCGGCGTGATCGGGCAACTCGGCGAAGCGCACCTGCTCGGCGGCGTCGCCATGGCGTCCGTGGTGTTCGACTGCATGTTCTGGCTGTTCGGCTTCCTGCGCATGAGCACGGTGGCGCTAACCGCGCAGGCGCTCGGCGCGCATGATCCGCTTGAGGTCCGCGCGTCGCTCGCCCGCGGCCTGCTGATCGCGATTCTTGCGAGCGCCGTGCTGCTCCTCGTGCAGAAGCCGCTGGCCGCCATCACCTTCGATCTGATGGGCGCGAGCGGCCCGGTGACGGAGGCTGCGCGGCTTTATTTCGAAGTGCGGCTGTGGTCGTCGCCCTTCCTGCTCGCCAACTACGCGCTGCTCGGCTGGCTGATCGGACAGGCCCGCACCGGCTGGGCGCTCGCGATCCAGATTTCCATCAATCTCATCAACATCGCCGCGACCGTGGTTCTGGTGATCGGGCTGAAGCAGGGCGTCGCGGGCGCGGCCCATGCCGCGATCATCGCGGAGGCCTGCGGCCTCGTGTTCGGTCTCGCGCTGGCCGCGCGGATGCTCGGCCGCGACGGGTTTCGCATTTCGCGCGCGGTGCTGCTTGAGCGCGCCAAGCTCACGCGGATGATGGCGATCAACCGCGACATCTTCATCCGCACACTGGCCCTGACCGGCGCGTTCCTGTTCTTCACCGCGCAGGGCGCGCGCGAGGGCGACGTGGTGCTCGCGGCCAATGCGGTGCTGAACAATTTCGCGCTGATCGGCTCGTTCTTCCTCGACGGCCTCGCCACCGCCGCCGAGCAACTGTCCGGCTACAGCCTCGGCGCGCGCGACCGTGCCCGCTTCCTGCGCACGACCAGACTCGTGCTCGGCTGGAGCATGGTGTTCGCCGTCGCCGTGGCGCTGGCGCTCGCATTGGGCGGCCCTGCGCTGATCGACCTGATGACGGCGAGTGATGACGTGCGGCAGGTCGCCCGCGCCTTCATGTGGCTTGCCACGCTGGCGCCGATCTGCGGCGTGATGGCCTATGCCTTCGACGGGATTTACATCGGTGCGACGTGGGCGCGCGACATGCGCAACCTGATGCTCGCATCCCTTGCGCTCTATTTCGCGGCATGGGCGCTGTTACGTCCGCTCGGCAATACCGGGCTGTGGCTCGCGCTCCTGATCTTCCTGCTGGCGCGCGGATGCTTTCAGGCGCTGCGCTACCGCGCTCTTCTGAAAGCTTCCTTCGCAGGAACGCTTACACCGGCCAGTCTTCGGCAGTAA